TAAGAAAACTAATCCTAAAGAAACTGCCAAGAGAAGATGAAGTGGATGAAACCACAAAGATAACTTTCTAATTTGAGTCAGAATGAGTCACAACCTGTGACACATTTGACCAgtcttaaaatgtattttggcaTCTTTGTACATGAAACCTTATTCTTTCTTCACCCGAGGCAAGCCAGCTGTATGTTTTAGCTACCGCATGTCAGTGCAGAAGTGAGCAtcttacaaaaagaaatcaaaattctTGGCAAAAAGAAACAGGTGGTTTTCCAGTccgacagaagaaaagagaattaaataGGAAAGAAACAAGACATTGCATGTTCTGCATAAGTTTGACCACTAAAACCTTTCCTGCCTGTTTATCCAACAGCATTTCCTTCAGATTGTCTCAGAGATGTAGACCTATTTCGGGGCGTGAGAGAAAAGTGCTTAAAATAATGGATATCATGAACAGAGCACGTACCTGGTCAATAAGCAGTTTTGAGCTGACTTCTTTGCATCAAGATTGTTTCCTGAGCACCTTCGTCAGTCTTGGTTACACAGTGATGCTCTCACCATCAGCTGAAGTAGAAACAACAGACAATTTTTAACTTACTGGAGATCTTTGCCTAGAAAACTGCCAGCTTTCCTAAACAATAAAGACCTAATAAAGCTATTTGTCCTCAGGGggccaaggaaaaaaataaattaaaaaaatgatgcttttatgtaaaggcttttaaaattatcaaTAAATTGTAGACTACCGATGAAATGACACTGACATTTGTCCTTCTGACAGTTTGGAAcacctgcagctctggctgGCTGCCGTATGGACCCAGCTGTGACAACACGTTGGGGTCAAGCAGTGAACTCCATTTCACATTCAGAGCTGAGGAAGCACTGGATTTCACCAAACCTAAAACGAATGTATTGCACCCTGAATATTTCATCTGGAGGAAATGAATATGGGatatattattcttttcttctcatagaatcacttggttggaaaagacctttgagatcaagtccaactgtctgtgtccactactaaaccatctcTTAGCActccatctgtctgtcttttaaacccatccagggatggggactccaccacctctctgggcagcctctgtaAGCGTCActgttccttttctgttccACCTCCAGGCAGGGAATGCAAAGAGTGGCTGCAGGTGAGGTCCTGGGTCTTGGCTTTGCCAGGCAGAGCCGCTGGTCCGGCTCTCATAGCCCATGTGGGGAGAAGTAACCACAGGACACCAAGGTTTCTGTCATGGAATGGAGGAAACCCCTCAAACCTGGGGGATAAGACAAGTCTCAAGGCTTGGTTTGGTAAACAACAAAACTATGACTTCAGGAGCTTTAACAAAAGCACAGAGGTGAAACAGCAGTGATATCCCCAATCTCCTCAGCCTTTCTCCTAGGTTCGCCTCCcgagctgctgcaggaggcagtAAGGAACCAGTGGCTTAGAACCAGGCACAGCCACTGCCAAGGGCTGCAGGGGCTTAAACTCGGGGGTGTCTTTAACACATCCGGACACTCAGCAGGGCTGAGTTCCAGCTCTATATGCCCAATGAATGTTCAAAAGTGGGATTAGACCAGATGGcttcagaaaattaagaacaaaGTTAGTAGTAGTTACAGGGAACTCGTTTAATCTCAACAGGGCTGAGAAACACATGTGACTCAGAGAAAGCTGTGGTCATCACCACTTAATTCTTGCCTCAAAACCACGATGAGCTGCCAGGCCGTAATACTGCAGTTCTGGACTTGCACTCTTGGAGGTCTTCTAGAACTCCTTTTTCACACAAGGTATCTCAAAGAGACAAACACCACATACAGCTGCACCTCCTATTGGTCTCACAGAAGACATCAAACACTTTCTGTGGCAGGTGCCCAGACTTCAGAGGCACTCACTGACAACTCAGACATTGGGATCATCCTCACTAGGGGACAACAACAAACGTTCCACCGATATCTCAATCATATCGCATCAGACTGAAGCAGCCACCTCAACTCTGACCACAAGATTAGCAGAACAAAAGCAGCCAGCTACACAGTGTTTCCCTGGGTTATAGGAATAAGCAAGTAAAGACAACTTCCAATCCAGACttttaaagaatgaaatcaATTCAGGAAATCCTGTAGAATTCAAACAGCAACTTATTCTTTCTGCTTATTGCATAATCAGACTACTGGGAACAGATTATTCTCTTCCTCTTACTGTTAATAGTATCACAGATGTGCCATTAGAACATGGAAACAGTTAACCACTACGTACTACTGTTAAAGTCAAAAAAgataaaggagagaagagagatgaAAACCAGAATCTTATCTTTCCCCTCCGAAATCCTCTAAAGCCTCAAGACACAGAGACAAATGCTGCCTCAGTCACTATGAGAGAAATGGCAGGTTTGCTCTCTTTCCAGTCACACAGCAAAGCCCGTACCAGTGTTCATTTAGAAAACCAACACCCAAAACTGTTGCGGATGAACATAGAGGTTCCAGGGAAGCTATGAAAGCCCTGTACTATTTATGGCTCCAAAAAGCAATCTGcaaaagtctttttcttctaagtCAGCCACTGCTGTTTCCTAAAGGACACACTCAATACTCTTGTATTGAGCCACCTCCGTGTCACCTCTGTATCAAGGACAATGCACATTCATAAAAAGATTTCATACAGCCTAAATAAAGAGATGCAGAGTAACAGCAATGCAATGGTATGAATTTGTATTTGAACttgattttagaaaagaaaactcctccctgcagagaaaacattttaagtaaaCCACGAGTCATAAAAATCATTCCGAaggacagacacacacacacacacaatttctGTAAATTCTTTATTGTATGGattaagaaaaaagtattcCCTTTTTTACATCAGTTCTCAGGGTCCAAAGCGTTACAGGGTGCCGTGCGTTCAGCTCAGTTGTTGCGATGTCAAAAATAAGAGTCCCATTTTCTGCAAGTCaagtttgttttacaaaatagGAAACTAAACAACAGTTATTTTAGAGAAACACTCACTAAAGCCGCCATTCCAGGAAAGTGACCTTCAGCTACGTAAGTCTGTCAGCGAGGCCATTAATTCCTCCCAATTTACAGTGCAGCTTAAATCAATTCCCTCTCACCTGGACGTTACCCTCTTTAAATCTACTTCTTCCTTACTAACATTTACACTGCTGGTTGCTGCTCATTTCTAAAAGACAGCTCTGAGCTTGCTGCAAGACGTACTCACTATGAACCCATGGTTATTGATTCGTTTTGCATTAAACAAGTTGGTAACGATGAAGCAGAGGCAGCGGCGGATAACGGTGTTTGCCAGGGACTCGGCCGCTCTCAGAGGCTCCAGAGCATGGCAACGGCCTTGCAGATGCCAACATCGTGGTAGTTGAAGTAGCAGAGGCCAGCGAAGGTAACGGCTGACAGCACGTACAGCCCCGTGTTGGCCACTTTAATGGGTGTCTCTCCATGCACATAGTCAGTTATCACCTGTCCGAGGCCCCTAAGGAataagagggagaaaaaagctgCAATTAGGGAAAATCATTCCTTACTGAAATCCACCCAGGGAGCATTCTGCTAGGATGGCTCAAACACATCgttttttttcacctgctgTCATCAATCTTTCCCAAAGAACGCAGTCAAAAAGAAGACACAtctttatttgcattaaaatacaacCAAATATCGTTCCACACACTGTATTAAAGAAATACACACAATGGCTCAGAGTTTTCTTAATGGTACCGAGGAAAGAGAGTGCTGAGCTCGGTGTTGAGCTCTTCCAAACAACACAATCTGTATAACTTGTCCCCAAGGAACAGCAGGCAGCGTATCCAACTTTATggagtgaggaaaagaaatcaaaggacATATCCTTCCAGCTTGAATACTTCCTTACCCACACCTGGAACTTTCCAAAGCGCAGATAAATAATGTACCTCGAGCGTGGGATTCCCAGGCTGCCCCTCAGCTGCAGGGCTGTAAGGGATTTGTACGAGATCCTTCCTTTGTGCTGCACAATCAGACCGAGCAGTGCCGAGACCTCTCAGAAAAAACAGTGTGTGACTTTACAGCACACAAATTAATTCCCACGAAGTCCTTGTGGGGAAAGAGTAGTGACCCTGAGAACAAGGCAGGGAACTGGTGAGAAATAGCTGATGTGCCAGACACACCACTCAGCTCACCACGTGGCAGCTCCACTGGGCAGAGGAATCTTTATTACACATCAGCAAAACCAGTAGGAGATAAACACGGCCTCAGGTATCATGAGTGAGTCTCCAATAGGTGTGTGTTTGGACTGATAACCACCTACATATCTGAAGCACTGCTAGCAACATATTTTAGAACAAGAATTCCTAAGAAAAAAGCATAGCGAAACGTGAAAGAAACTCcctgaaaaatatacaaaatactCCTCTGCAGTTTCTGATCGGCTACTGGAGGCATTATCTGAGCTGTCAGGGCAATCACACTAACATTTATGGCAAGCAgaccatctttctttttttaaagacacatttaaaattataggatatacattttaaagcacCAAATACCTATGGAAGCCCAAGAGGAGAATTTTCCTATGTAGGGGCAGCATTAggattttaagaacattttgcAAGACAGGAGTTTAATACTGGAGGAACTTCCCAGcttaaaaagagaacaaaaacccacagaagcagcagaggaatcTGCCCTGATGGAAATTACTGGCAGAGCCACACATAAGCATTGAGATGTTTTTCTCACAGCGGAAATCCCCACACTGCTTATGGAAAAGGAATTTCCAACACGAACAATCCTGACGCTTCTGTCAGCAACAGACATTCACCGAATAATCAAACGAGCGGGCACTGACACAAAATGCCACCCAGGGAAGCCATTCCAACACAGACTGCTCCACTGCCAGGAATCTCCTAGGAAAGCAGCTGGGAGATTTCTAGCCACACACAAATCTAAGCCCTTGGGCTCGGAGCAATCCCAACAACCAGACTTTACTCCTGATTTGGAGGGACCTGCTGCGCTTACCAGTGTCCATGCACAGTGAGGGCTGCAGCCAGGGAATAGTCCATGGCGGGGCCAGGGTACAGGTAGGCTGCCGGCAGGAGACCCAGCAGGAGGACGCTGACAGCTCGCTCCCCTGTCCAGTGCAGAGACGCAGCCTTGGAACCTCCTGTAAAGAGAGCTCATTCGAAATTCTGTAaccttcaaaacagaaaacctaCCCTGATCCGCACCACGTGATTCCGTGTTCTCCCCAACCTGATCGCTAAGCTTCCATCCAAGCAAACCAAGATGCCTTTGCATTAATGCTGCAGAACAGATATAAAAGGTGAATTTTAAATactcttccctctgctgctgctactaCAAAGGAGCAGAAGCTCAACAGGTGAACAAACAAAGATGGATAAGCCATCCCTGTAGAACCCCACGGCCAAGAGCGCTTCACGGCACATGCAGGAACTCTGTTCTTAACGTGAATTCCAGACCAGAGAAGAAGGAAACGGCTTAGCTGTGTTTAAGccaatttctttaaaaagtgtttcatCACCCTTCCCACTTCTTAGTCGCGCTGTAATGACTACAGAACATCTGTATGCTCTAGTCACAACATTTCTCATATTTAATTGCACAACTGACAGCTCAAAGCTCAGTCTCAGCCGAGTTCTTTCATCACCTCTGTGTAGTCTTACCGCAAAgggagttaaaaaaacaaacactccCTGCCTGCGGATCAGCATGCCCAGATTAACCTCAGGGAATCAGAAGAAGCCACAACTGCAAGGTTTCCATTTCACCACTGCTACCGAACCATAAGAAACATTAAACCTTCTGACCgatctcttttaaaatatttcaagactTTTTTCCACACTCAAAAAGCACCTCTGTCAACAAGCAAATACTTACTTTTTTAACACTGATAGCATGTCCTGCCCAAAGCCCTGCAGCATCCACAAGCTTAATACCAACACTGCAAATGTCGATTACAAATTCGAGCCATTTCAGCCACAtacaaggtccaacacaaaaaccCAAGACTGAGGCtctaactctttttatttaacaaattaagatcAGATATGACCAACTTCACagcagttcccttctgagctggcTCACTGCCACACACGCTGCTGCCAGCATCCAAAGCAATTCCGCAGGGCATTTCCTGAAAGGATGTTGAGGATCTCTGtgggttttgctttcacttcttctactgacaaaaaatgggcTTTTTTGAGCACCAACTGGATCTCTGGGATCTTTTCACCGTcagcctcagtcaataattgaaaagtttctaTCGTGGATTGCTTCAGTTCCACAAGAACTCAATGTTCACTCACTGTTCAGTCTcgcacaccaacattttctgactgagggtaAGGAAATTTCTCTATTTGAGAAATCATCCACTTGTACGGAGTGAAGCGATTGTGCTGAGTTTCATCTCGCTGTGACAGGTCAGAACATGTTCTGTACCCATCTCTTTGTCTATCCCCTCCTGCTCTTGGCTCCCAAGCTATACGGTCAGTCCTGGGATTCTGTGTCAGACCTCGCATACCTTGTTTTAAACCACACTGGAGCACAGGGCAGATTGACTGGAAATGGCTCTGTTGCTGGTGACGGTAACGCTTCTGGTAACACCAGTaaagctgcagcacaggctTTCCTGCCCTCGTCACTCACCCCCACCTGCCTCAAAACCCAGCTGCCCTGAAAGCCGCAGGTCAACTGGCACTTAAAGACAGTGCTGTTGGGCTGGCCTGGGGGAACCATTCCCTGGCTCAGCACTGGCATACAGACCTGGTGTCATCAACACAGAAAATGAGCCTCCCCTGAAGCCCTCCACACCCCGGGACATACCGTGGCCCTTCTGCGGTGCGCTGTGTCCCTGCTGGGCGGGAGCGCTCTGGTGGGTGGCAACAGCCTGGACAGTGGGGCGACAGAGCAACGACCTGCTGAGGAGAGCTGGGGGGACAGGACAGAGTGTGAGGGCAGGATCCTGCCCCGGAGAGGAGGGGGATGTGTCAGGGTGTGGAGTGCTGGGGAGAGGGTGTTGGGCAACCGGGGTGAGGTGTTGGGGTGCCGGGGGATGGTGAGGATGTGTTGGGGTGCCAAGGTGGGGGTGTTGGGGCAGGGCTGTTTGGGTGCCAGGGAAGGAGTGCCGGGGTGCAGGGCAGGTGGGACTgggcagggggtgctggggtatcaggagaggtggtggggatgTGTTGAGGTGCTAGGAAGGTGGGGGTCGGGgtagggggtgctgggggtaTCAGGGCAGGATGtatgggggtgcaggggctggcTGGGGTGTTGGGATGTCAGGGTACCAGGGCAGGGAGTTCCAgggtgctggggaagggctgcCAGGGTGTCAGGACAGGGGGGGTCGGGGTGCCAGGGTGAGGATGCCGGGCGGGATGTGCGTCGGGGGCGGAGTGCGGATGTGTCTGGGTGGAGGGGTTGGGGCTGGGCTGCCGGGGAGGGGGTGCCGGGGCAGGGGGGATCGGGACAGGGGTGTCGGGGGTGTCACCGGGGTGTCAAGGTGCCGGGAGTCGCGGCGGGGGGGGTGACGCGCCGCTCTCACCGCGCGGGGCCGCTCCCCCGGCCCTCAGCAGCGCCGCCGCCATCCCCGCGGCAGCCCAAGGGCACGACGCTCGGCCCGCTCCGGAACCGGAAGTCGCTGCATCTTCCGCTTCCGGGAGCGGCGCCCGCCCGGGTCGTGCTGGGAACCAGCGGTGGAGGGGGCGCTTTTCCCGATGGCCCCGAACTGGGGAGAATGAGCGTCCGGAGGCACCGGCACCGCCTGGCGGGGGACCCGCAGGAGCCCGAACCCCTCCCGGGAAGCTGTTTGTGTACAGAGGGATGAACAACAGTTTGCTGGTCTCCCACCAGACCCCGGCGGTGTGCGAGGTCCGACACAAAAACGCAGGACTGACCGTACCGCTTGGGAGCCAGGAGGGGGCGGGGGAGAGACAAAGGGATGGGTGCAGAACGTGTTCTGACCTGTCGCAGCGAGATGAGGCTCAGCGCCATCGCTTCACTCCCTACACGCGGAGGCAGGTTCACATAAAAGCGTTTACTTAGCCTCAGTCGGAATATGTTGGTGGGCAAGACTGAACAGTGAGTGAACGTGGAGACACCGTGCAGGCCCACAGtgctttggggatttttttagcTGATCACAtccctgtgctccagcaccCACCCCGTTCGCCAGACCTGTCTCTCTGTTCCCAAAGATCCAGCCAGTGCTCAAAGGAGCCCATTTTCTGCTgttagaagatgtgaaagcaaaaccgACAGAGATTCTCAACAACCACTCAGGAAAGGCCCTGCGGAATTGCTTAGGATGCCAGCAGTGGTGTGTGTGGCTTTgggtcagctcagaagggaactgctATCAAGTGATCAgactttcttaatttgttaaataaaaagagttacaggcacagccTCAGGTGGTTTTGTGCAGGGCCTCATACTTGTTCAGGTGTGTCCTGAAGCTGGAGCTGTGCTCCGTCACTGCCACACAATGCTCTCATTGAAACAGTACAGTTCCCAGCGGCTAATTCCCACTCCAGCCTCCCTCACTTCATCTCTAATCCCTCCACAGCCTGCTCTGACCATGCAGGGAGAGCACATGGACACCTGGGCTTCTCTGGCCTGTGCTGTGTCCCTGGGCTTTACTCAAACAGTGACAAAAGCATCAAACACCTCtggatttgtttattttgttaaaaggCTTggctgctcactgcagggagaaCGGCCTGGTACCAGTTTCCCCAGTAACACACTGGGCAGACCAGAGACAGAACACAACACCCACCGAGGCTTCTCTGTCGGCACAAATGGTTTCAGCATTCCCCTCAGGAGAACAAGGAAAGGCAGACACAACGGCCAGCCCACGCCAGGGCTTGAAGAGGCTACAACAAGCGAATGCACTGCTGTCCATCGCTGTGGAAGGAGTCACTGCATATTCACGCTTCCATCTTTGTCCTGCTGACCATAAGACACCACACGGGGCAGCTTTTGTCAGAGGACAGGAAGACAAAGCTACTGCAGGGTTAAATCCAGTGACATTCCCTCTATTATCAGACTTTGTGCCTCCCCCGTCTCCTATTGCAAATCTCAGTCATTGATTTGGTAACCAAAAACCACAATCTGTAAAAtcttcttttccaaccaaataaAAACGGTGCAGATGtgcctgctttcctcctgcagACACAGCCTCAAACACCTTCGTGTATCAGATGTCAACCTGGTCACAGAGAAAGAACTCAAACTCGGCAGGACCGGCCAGCCTGTGAGACAGGCGCCTGCTCCCCGCGGCCGCTGAATCGCAAGTCAATGGAAAGCAGCGGAGCACCTGCTGCCAGCCGCCGAGGCTCCGTTTCTCCCCCATGGGCTGGCAGGATGTATAGAAACCACAGTGTTGGAACAAAGTGAACCGTGGGGCAGTGCTAAAAGATAAATACCTGCCTCTGCCCTCTGTCTCactttcccagctgcagcctAGCTCATCAGTCCTCGTCGGAGCTGTCCTCTGACTGTTCATCAGGGGCCACTTTCCGGtttttcctcttgctccgtTTCTCTGCTACTTCGCTGTCCCTTTCCGACACAGAATTGGTTcgtttctttctcttttttggtGGCcgtttctcttttttctcctcagattCACTGTCCTCGGAGCTGCTGGTGGATGAGCTGCTTGCATGAGAAAAGTCACTCTCCTGCCCAGAAGACGAGGTAGGTTCCCTGGCAGGCACTTTCCTGGTCTTTTTCTTGCGCTTGTGTTTCCCTTTCCGGGTGCTTGAAGTCTCCTCTTCTGAGCACTCGCTCTCCCGGGATGAATCTGATGACGTTCTCccctgctcctttttctttttctttcgTTTTTTGTGTGATCgctttttttgcttcttcttgtgcgatttctttgtctttttccgTTTATGCGATTCCCGGGCCGTGTGCTTTCCCAGATGGGATTTCTTCTTCCCGTTGACAGCATTTTGTTCGTCTCCTTCTTGCTGGTCACTGTAAAAAGAACAAAGGATGACCAAAAGGAAGCAGATAGGCAGCCGAGCCCTTTCTGTCTCTGAGTTTTAAACAAGCCCATCGATTCCTttggctgcagcagggaagcagctgcTTTGACTGATGTGGTCGTTTCAATTCCTTATTAACAGCTTGGGTCCACACCTTAACTAATACACCTGCTCAAAATATTTGAGCCAGAAGCAAGAGGAATGCATTCTGAAAGCCACCGAGCAATGAAATCTCATTCATAACAAGTTACTTCCAGTCTGTAAGCCTGACATTTGATAACTCTGTTAAGCGTAGTTTAATAAgtgtagttttaaaataattcattctaAGATCTTATTTTACAGGATATCACTCCAGGATATCCATCAGTCTCCAGGATGCTGCAAGAATTTGTATTCTCAAAATaaggagaaacacagaaaatacaggtgCGCTATAAGGGAAGGAAGAACCCGGAGCTGATATCTGCGAGGGTGTACACTGAGCTGATGTGGATTCCGCCTGCTCCGGATCTCGGTTGGCCCAGAAAGCCGTTCCAGATTCACGGCACTTCCATAACTGAGGCTAAAGCTGGGGGTCTCATTACTATAAAAGATGGAAACCCTTCCTAAGACTCAGACAAGGAGGAACCGCATTAATGGGCTGGATTTTCTCCAGCGGGTGTCTGTAACTGAAATGTGCTGCTTTGCGGTCAAGGCTGGTCTACAATCAAAACCTAAACCCCAGTTTGTACAACTCCCTGTATAACCTGACAGAAAACAGAGTGTGGATACGTTGGTAATCCTGCTTGCCTTACCTATCCGTATCAAATTCCTCTGGGTACAACTCTTTATAGCCACTGTGACCCCACCTGCAAGGAAGAAGAGCCGTCCATTAGAGACAGACAAGGGGGTTAAGGGAAAAACATGACTGTGAAAAGACAGAGCCACAGAGTGAACGTGAGCTGAcacaggagagaaggggagcTGTCAGAACCCTCCCaacagagagggaaggaaatacGACTGATGTGGTTGGTACGTTTAAACATGCCTTTGTTCTCAGTCTCTATTCCATTTCTAATTAGGGaaatgaggagaaccattatacattctgagggcctgaaagggtcaaaagcagaatgatgaagccagaggccttgagagcagtgttctgtggggcctgaaagggtcgataacagaaaactgtgctgagattaaaagccgctcctcctggaagggaggatgcggacacaggggttcttggcagtataatgtgtttctccccattccagggcccaagctaaatgtatacactccaggaacacctgcagatttagttaaggatgttatgtgaactctggacagacatgtagacccttgtttgtagaacttgtagagcctgctttctcacgacaagaataaaatgttgctacttgccaccagagcggtagtccgtctgtcgatttaggcgtccctgtgagctggtctccgtcaggGAAAACCATACtcacatttctttaaataaccCCAGAGAGCCCGAAAGTGAATACCCCAAGGTTTTTCAAGTTCCTTGGGCAAAGTAATAAATACTGAGCTTATTGCTATGCTTAGGGTGAGCTTCTGCTGCCGGCTGTGACTTAGGAGCTCTACAGACGGACTCAAACTAGGTATTCTGTGACACTGCCAAAGTTCTTGCATGCTACTTATTCACTCTCAAAAAGAGATCAGGCATTATTTTAGAGAGGTACATACTGAaaagagaatcatggaatggtttgggttggaagggacaacaaagctcatccagttcccccctctgccatgggcagggacacctcccactggatcccacttgctccaagctccatccaacctggtcttgaacacctccagggatgggacagccaggACTTAGAAAGGTACTGACTTTTTGGTACAGGACTCCCAGAAAGGTGGTTTAATTACAGTTATAACCACAGAACATTCATCCCCCTACAGACCTGTCTGGCAGGTTGGCTTCACATTCATACAGCTTTTTGTTCCAGGATCGGGCCCGAAGGAGATCATCTTCGACAGGGTCAAGGAATTGTgagttctttgttttccagtcagCCCTGTGGCCCTCCTCATCGAAGCCATCACTGCGCATCCGactgctgcagagaaagaacaGTTCTGTCAGCTCTGATGGAGAAACGTTCTAAGCAAGGAGTTAGTTCGGCAAGAGGAACAAAAAATTAGTGAGTCCTGGGTGTCCGTCTATGCAAAAAAACCAGCTACCCTTGAACAGGTGGGCATTGTTAACAGCTCTCACAAAGGCCGTTCAGTAGCTAACACTGGTTTTCACAACTCACTGCAGCCTCCATGCACAGTAAAACTATGACAGAGCTGCTCGCAGTGAAAATCAGTGGAAGGAGTCACCTTGCCAGTGCAGTTCTCCTCCTCTGGAATGCCTGCAGGAGCAGATGAGCAGCACGCAGCAAGGCACAGGCCAGtgagagcagcagaggtgagaCTGAAGTAGAACTGAGTTATTAGAGCTGCAATTGGATCAGGGACCAGGAcaaagacccccaaatccacagaAAGCACCAACAGGTTTCAGTTATCTCACACACCTGTGGCTCTAGTTTCGTTTCTCACTTGAAACCCGGCAGCAGCCCTGGGCTCGGCCCAAGTCTCAAGGTGTTCTCCCTGAGACACCAAACCACTTCCTGCAACATTCACACTTCTGA
The Cuculus canorus isolate bCucCan1 chromosome 23, bCucCan1.pri, whole genome shotgun sequence DNA segment above includes these coding regions:
- the SDHD gene encoding succinate dehydrogenase [ubiquinone] cytochrome b small subunit, mitochondrial, whose product is MAAALLRAGGAAPRALLSRSLLCRPTVQAVATHQSAPAQQGHSAPQKGHGGSKAASLHWTGERAVSVLLLGLLPAAYLYPGPAMDYSLAAALTVHGHWGLGQVITDYVHGETPIKVANTGLYVLSAVTFAGLCYFNYHDVGICKAVAMLWSL
- the NKAPD1 gene encoding uncharacterized protein NKAPD1 translates to MSRVPVGKVLLRNVIRHTGAHNKIQEETEMWKIREWEKQTEETYWKRQSRMLSDTSSSRMRSDGFDEEGHRADWKTKNSQFLDPVEDDLLRARSWNKKLYECEANLPDRWGHSGYKELYPEEFDTDSDQQEGDEQNAVNGKKKSHLGKHTARESHKRKKTKKSHKKKQKKRSHKKRKKKKKEQGRTSSDSSRESECSEEETSSTRKGKHKRKKKTRKVPAREPTSSSGQESDFSHASSSSTSSSEDSESEEKKEKRPPKKRKKRTNSVSERDSEVAEKRSKRKNRKVAPDEQSEDSSDED